Sequence from the Amaranthus tricolor cultivar Red isolate AtriRed21 chromosome 1, ASM2621246v1, whole genome shotgun sequence genome:
ATCATGTCTTTTGATTTAGAATTATATGTACTTAATTTTGAaagatttattttgatttagaaAGATCTATTTATTGTGATTATAAAGAATTAATTATGAATTACTGTGCTTTGATGTTGTTGGTCCATGTTGGAGGGTGGAGGCTTGAAGCTTCTTATTTGtttgttaaatgttaattagttaatttaatttaattaggaaaTGTCAAGTAGTTCATGATTTGAAAGATATCAATTCTCTTTCCATGATGCTTGTTGAAACAAAGAGACATGAGACATTTCCTCTTATACATTTGCTAATCAAGttgatgttgattcttcctGTTGCTACGGCAAGTGTAGAAAGAGTGTTTTCCGCAATGACATATGTCAAAAGTAAGTTGAGAAATAGCATGGGTGATCAACTTATGAATGATTTTTTGGTTACTTTTATTGAGAAGGAAGTGTTTCTACAGATTTCCGATgaaatgattattgatcgttttaAAAGTATGAAGACTCGAAggatgaatttgtaattttgaagTGTATTAGTGTAAGACTTTTAAGTATTGTAAGACTTCTATTGTTATTTTGGATTGTAAGACTTTAACTATTGATTCTATTAtgtgttgtaatttttttattttttaaaaaaaatttattcgaTTATCCGAACGACATGACGTTCGTATTTTGTACCCCCAGTttgaaattcctgggtccgccactgcCTTCAACATAGCTAGCTTCGGCGGAACTAGCTTTCGCGAACTTGCTTACATCGGATTGTTTGGcttttaatttccaacaatctttcttgaggtGACATTTCTTCTTACAAAAGTCGCAAGTCATGCCTCTTTTGTTTCTACTTGACTCCTTAACAAGCAAAGCATCATTggaatctttggactctttttaagcaaattgagaatcaataaggtcCTTTTGAGTCAAGGCCTTTCTAACATCCTCGCTACTCAACGTGTCTCTTCCATATAACAAAGTTTAcctaaaatgcttatatgaagGTGGCAGTGAAACTAACAATAAAATAACCAAATActcatcatccacttttacatcaatatttgcaaattcataattattgagtaaaattcatcaaggtgcgGTTTCATCGGCTTCCCTTCTTGCAATCTGAGATCATACAAACAACTCTTCAATAAAACtcgattggtaacactcttttctatatagagtgattccaacttTTCCCAAATGCCTTTTGAAGTTTCCTCCTTTACAACTTCTCCCAAAACTTTattagagagacaaagttgtatggcgGAAAGAGCCTTCGCATCCATTTCTTGCCATTTTGTCTCACTTGTGCCTTCGGGTTTCTTCTCCTCACTATCAAGTGCTTTATGCACTCGATTTTGTATCaaattgctttcattttgagttgccataagccaaaattcacgctcctatcaaacttctcaatatcgagcttcattgtagCCATGTTGCACCAATATGACCTCTAAATCACGATAATAACGACTTGGCaatgataccaattgaaaacaatgCTATATTAGAGATCAAACAACGTGTTTCAAACActaatatcaccaagatcgaatgtatgaagtcttgtgacaaacaaattacgctatcaatgatatcgatgtttgtaggagaaaataatacaataaaTACGACACAAAAGATTTAACAAGGTTCACCCAATTAAGGTTACGTCCTCccgtgtgtagtatctcttatattatcataaaggagttcaaagaactctcaaatatggagaattacaatagagaagagattatgctagtgtttggcttgggatgtattttgtggatgatttaGATGTACATATGAGCTTCCCTTTTATAGGAGTGATTACAATTAATGAGTAATACAGCTTTAATGCTAAATTTAAATCACAAAGAAACTGCTTCACAAGACTTCAAACGTCAGAGAAAGAATCCAAGGTTGTGCACTGTGTTAGACGCTCGTTCGAGCAGCTCCTCTACTGACCCACTGAACTGCTATTGGTCAAACGCTCGTTCGAGCATGGGCTGTTAGAGGCTACTGACTTTACGCACCATTTAAGTCACCTTGGATACCCTAATTTCCTTGTGGAAGGCACTCAATACAACATCATAAACTGATGCATTTCCCTCATTAATCACATTCATCATGCCATCTTTAATTCGTATGTTTAAGTCTAGCTTCGATGTCTTTCATTACTTCATGCATTGACTCACACTCTTAAACACCATCATTAAATAACACACTTAATCACCCATTAAACCTCTCAAGAGATACCATCTCTATGTGCATGACTTGATTGTACACTCAAGTCACCATTAACATTAACAATGGTCATCTAATTGTTAGGTGGATTTTATAGTCTAAAAATACATTAGGAATTCTCCACCTCCCAAAATCTTGTCCCTCTTTCCTTGAAATTTCTCTTCATTGTTTCTTCTTAACTTGAATGTGTATTTGGCTTAACACTAGTCTACTaaggaatttattttggatAATTACTATACGAAATTTGTGAGTGTATTATTTTTTAGTGCTAATTAACGTCATTGATTTGTTTGTATATGTTCTTGATGTGAGggtagaattattttttttgatatatacATCGAAAGTTAAGTGATATGGAAAGATTTAGGTATTTATCTATATTCGAAAAATCGTGAATATTAAATTAACAATCATGCTATACTAATAAGATAATTTAGAATTAAGATTGCCCAATTTATCGCTTATTcatttgagtaaaaataaattttattattgtgtaacatataacataaaaaaataataattatgttGGTTCAGACTGAATCAACATAAttattcatttgattaaaaataaactttattaTTGTCTACTAAACCATTCAGTACATATGGAGATGAGCGCATGTGTATTTTCGTCTCCTCCAATAGTAACATCATGAATTCGCCACGCTATGCACTACTAGATGTCTAGATGGCTCATATATGCATGAAATGTAATCTATGGCTCCTCAAGGGTTAATCTAGGAGGGTGCAGATTATGCCAAACATAAGGCTGGTTATGAAGCTTCTGCTTGGAGTATAATAATCTCATAGGCTCGTAGTAACATTTATAAGTCTTTATTAAGAGAAAAACTTTTCCTTAGAAAAAACTTTGCACAACCCCACTACACTATAATTACGGGAGAAAGTGGACAATACTTGATGCTATTATGACTTTTCCTTGTAGAAAACTTTGTACAACCCATTATTAAAGGAGACACAAAATGTCAAATGGGAGGATTTCACGATAACACAATTTTTATTGAACTGATTCAGAGTATATTTATgtattgtcttaaagtgattacttacaactatgaaaaataattttatatttttacaatgattattgtcagaaaaaagttattatttacaattttaaattgattaattaaaaaaaaaagactaattatatggatttattttattgtattataCAAGACATTATGTAAAGAAAAAGttcaaaatagtattgtattaTAGTTGTCTCATTCAGAGTATATTCGTTTTATTTTTTCGCTATTAAGAGCCATTTGAATTTTGCACAATAAGAACcaattgaaaataaacttttcttTATCGCTAAGTGAGACAAAATTCATTAATTAACTAACTTTGTAGTTAAAATATTTGTCGTGGGGTACACTCAAAAACTAACTATATTTAATGTCCATTTTTCTCATACTTTCTCTGAGTGTTCACTTGTCTAATACTCTACAGTATAGAGTATAGActtgttatggggtcaaataaataaacccgtaatttatttagtcaaaccctaaccacccaactcggtccaataacttcttaaaataactacccattactcaccataatctaccactcaattgatctgaactcatcctacaatccgttaatcttgtattcattcattatcatatattcattactttctgtctctcgatctgacttgagcgtcggaggggttttccgggaaataacctccggacaaggctaacgttgtattgcaggattggaggtctcatcagcggaaggatcataagcaCTTTCAGCATACTGACAGTTACCCTCGATTACACCTTATATCCAGGTATTTaaatgtcttttgcacttcctcgttttaTGACCGAAACAAGACTATACAGTCTATAAATAGTTTTACTCTCATCAAGTTTACCAAGTTTAAACACTTAAATCATCCAATATACAAAATCACAATACTAAGAATGTCTTGTTTTATTATCCTAACTTCTTTCATTTTACTCCTCACCACCCAATTAGCCACCGCAGTTACTTACACTGTCACAAACGCTGCTACTAACACTCCAGGCGGAGCGCGATTTGACAATGAAATTGGTTCTGCCTATGCTCGTCAAACTCTCTCCACTGCCACAAATTTTATTTGGAAAACCTTTCGACAATTCAACCCAACTGATCGTAAGAGCGTACAACAGGTTGCCCTTAATTACCCTTAATAAcattcattaaaattaaaagaaagaaatattCTTTTTTTCTACTTCACTCAGGGTCGTTCCTGACCATAGGCAAGGTATTTATTTGCCAAGACCTAAAGTTAGAAAGGACCATTATATCTGAATATTCAGGTTAATAAAATAGacacttaaaaacaatttatGATTAGTTATTTTATCAATTAAGAAATATATAACACGTCGTCtacatttataatgataattagGATATGCATTCTTTTGTTCATAAAAACCAGGGACAACACTGACTTCACTTGCTACCATTCTCGTATAAATATTCTTTTGTTCTACTCgttataatttttgtattatgtttctaatatttatacttcataataataattacataaaaataaaattagtatacTCTTGATGGAATCATGAAAAgttaaataacaaaattaaaagcAACTTGTCAAGTGGCAAATTAGAATGTATTATTTTCAATGTATTGTGCACGGTTTTTATTAAAATGGACTCtgtaaaaaaattgtttagaCTTAGTGATGTATTGATCAACATGCAATACTTTTCATGATagtattttttaaagaaaaaattaccgtcaataatttaaatttggttGATTTTCtgtaataatacaaatttttaattaatcatgagtaatatcaacttaaaggtgtatttttctagaataatatCATCAATTTGTTTAACCATTAATTTACTTATTCTTTTCAAAGAGCCTATTATAAACAAAAGTTAGTATCAGTCTAGGCAAaaccctaagttggtattatccatggttaatcaaaaattaatataattataaaaaaattaataaaagtttaattcatagtaattttttctttttaaaatggACATGTAACAATTAGATATAAAGGATGTCTTCTTTGAATAgagattttaaaaaaagaaaaacaaattccAATCCACGAAGAATTTACAAGGAGACAAAAAGAGAAGGGCAAAACAAGGATTTGTTTCGTTTTACAATTTTTGTAGACTTCTCTCCCAAGTCCATCACACGACCACTACTTACATTCACTTATTTCTTTGACTTAATCATAGTTTTTCTGTTAttcttttctgattttttattttataattcgaCTTTTAagattcttcattttttttccttctctttctaaagctttttcatgtttttgtatcttattttgtttttaaatttttttatcaatactCAATCAACTACtctatattaattttctttttcttacaattaattctctctattttttttccaatttcctACTTCTTAAATTAAATCCGAAAAATCTAATTATTACAAAATAGCTCACGTATAGTTTCACAAAGGTCGACTAACATATATAATCGACTACTCATCTTAATACCAATTAGTTTTAGGATGAAACATCATTAGATTTATGTGCAATCAACTCTTTTCTTATATAGGTTTTATTGTGTACAAGTCTagtaaaaaaactaataataataataataataataataataataataataataataataataatatgcagGTAAGCTTAATAGTGGAGAACATGGAAGAAGTTGCCTACACAAGCAACAATCAAATCCATCAAAGCGCAAAGTATATCCAAAACTACCCAGGAAACGTCAAAACAGAAGTAACAGGAATTTTATACCATGAAATGACCCATACTTGGCAATGGAGCGGTAATGGGCGGGCTCCAGGTGGATTGATTGAAGGGATTGCGGATTTTGTCAGGCTTAAAGCGGGTTACGCCCCGTCTCATTGGGTCAAACCGGGTCAAGGTGATAGATGGGACCAAGGTTATGATGTTACTGCAAGGTTTTTAGACTATTGTGACAGTTTAAGAAATGGTTTTGTGGCTCAACTTAACAAGAAAATGAGATATGGTTATAGTGATGCTTATTTTAGTGATTTGTTGGGGAAGTCTGTTGGTCAACTTTGGAATGACTACAAGGCTAAGTTCAACAATTAAGTTATGTATTTGCGATAAGTGACATTTTCTCACGTAATATGCTATATTTAGTTgcaagtatttcaaaatggCCGgagataatataatatattagttCTCCAGTTTGGCACACTTAACCGTAAAAGCTCTTACTTTGATTTACGTAATGTAGCAAAGTCAAgagtaaaagtaaaaatattacTTATGTTGGTactttaaaaatatgaaaaagagaTGAATAATGGAGAGCTTGCTTATTACTTTCACCGTTTTGAAATATTTGCTACATTATGGttattaacattattcatagtttaagtttattttatattttgcgGCTAGtatgtaagaaaaaatttagtcaagtaAACTCttatttaaattgtttaatcgcatactttcataatattaactttttataatatttaaatatgtatagtttaatacttctatataaatgttcaaaataacacattgaattgcgtaaaatgTCAAATATAGTCATTATAGTGAAATGGAGGAATTATATAACTTGAATGAGATTTTATTGGCCACTTAATAAATTTAGGGTCATCTAAAATCTAACCCCATACAACTtatgtttgataaaatttaagatttttgtatattttgctATATAAACTTGACTGTTTAACTCCCTAAACTTGTATGATCACTGTCTTTTGACCTACTTAGTTAATTTTGTGTGTCTTCACAAACTCTCttgttgtgagagaccatctttaattgggccggcccatcatatatttttttaaaatattgtaattaggcattaagaataatgcaagtagacatttaagatattaaaagtaggcattaagaataatgtaaataggcattaagattacgataagtaggcattaatctttaacaagttgggcttgagatacgtctctcaaaaaaacagtctctcaagagactagctagtATGTCTTACAACTTTCATCGACTTAATACAATGCAAGAACTATATATACCTAGTGATTAGCCTAATTAAAATGAGGTCGTAATTAGTTGATATATATTCTCTAAGTTACTTGAACATTGAGcaatacataaaaaatattggaaaaattatcgggaataatctcatttattgacGAACCGCTGTGAATAATCCGTACTATCGATTATTtatgaataatcccacctttccACTATTTTTGCTCGTAGCACCCTTTGGAAAAAGGCAACCGGCTAATTCAGGTTACAAACTAGTCGTTGCAAGTGTTcttctcatttctttttatcTCTTCATCTTGTTCGCCCATCTTCTTTCTTAACCCTAACTTTCTTCATTcgtattcttcttcttcttcacctactctcttcatttttgttcttcctcttcttcaccTACCTTCTTCACATACTTCCTTAACCCTAACACaagtttcttttttttacttCTAAGAATTTGAACTCCAATTGTTTTGCCACCCATAGTAGAGCTTCAAATTGAAATAATAGGGTCAGATGTGAGCATGAGTATATGGCAAAATTGCAGGTGTCTAAAACGGGTTTTCGACTTGGAGAAAAGTTCTATTCTTATCCAAATTGGCCTATAAGTAAACCTCTTAACTGTACGTTCTTGTTTGAAATTGGTTGTTTGGGATTGATGAACATTGCTTATTTTTCGAAATCATTAACCTAAACATGCGACACATTATTGAAATTCATTACCTATTTGATTCTACTAGAACAATGTAATGAGTAAAGTATCAAAGATTAAAAGGAATTAACTTACCATGTTGATGGAGACCACCAGCAGCACATAGTTCAACCTTTGAAATCGGAAATGTAGATGCAGATAATCCGACCCTAATTTCAGCAGATGCAGATGCACATGGAGATAAAGATGAAAGAATCTGAAATTGAAGATAAGAGGGAGAAAATCGACACAACAATTTGAAGATGGAAGgagaagaatttgaagatgaTGGTTTGAAAATAGATTTATAAGGAGATAGATGAAATAAATGGgatataagaaataaaaagcATATGGTAACCTGCATTAGCCGGTTACTGATTCCTAAGGGGTGCTACGAGCAAAAATAATAGAAAGGtgagattatttataaataatcgaTAGTACGGATTATTCACAGCGGTTTGTCAATAAATGGGATTATTCCTgacaaattttccaaaaatatagtgatttttgtttaaaattatgtGTTCGGATGTGAAGATGGAACACTGAGAACCAAATACTACTCTGTCCCATATAATTTGAAGCAAAGGGAAAGttattgttttttaagaaaaaagtagATAATGCTAATAAATGAAGTGAGAGAATTTGTGTAGTTGAcattaaaaaatagttaaaatgtatgaatgaaaAAGGAAGTGGTGAGCCATAatccaaaaatataaatgatgcaaattatatGGGACgagcaaaaatgaaaaatgttgcCAATTAAatagaacggagggagtatataaggTAGAATATACAATTCGAGTAACATTTCTTTACAACATTAGTGCTTTAGTGATTAGCTCGGAAAGTGTAGGAAGTGAGagaataatttttcaaaaggataaaaatgtGGCTGCTGGGATTCGAGCCCAGGTCTCCACGGCCACAACGTGGAATTCTTACCACTAAACTACAGCCACTATGGTGAGATACTTTATaactaataagaataaaaacatatattttactTAAAATTCGACTGATGAGTAATTCTTTTCGGCAATTACAATCACTATTCACTGCTCTAAAAACTTTAAgctgtctcatcatgagacgggTCAATATAATAAcctattttttcaattgattaattactttaagatcataaataatcgttttaagattataaagtaATCATTATAAGACtataaaagtaattatataaaattataagtaatcactttaacattataagtgatcattctAAGACAAAAACTGTAATTGGGCCGGCTCAATAGAGATAATCTCACACTGTACAAAATACgtgaatattttatttattgtaattttaccTCCTTTTCAATATGATTGATGCAATTTCACAATTATAACACTTCATTATGTATGAAACAACATCAtcaatttaatttgtaaataagagattatttgttatttttacattaagtccttaaaaagtcaagtataaCACTTGTCCTTGTCCAGTGGCCAGAGTTCATCAAATGTTGACACAAATGAAAAAAGGTAgtcataacaaaccaagtttatcaCGTGATTTTTCATCAAATGACCTGTTTTTTAACtatatgtaaaatatatatatatatatatatatatatatatatatatatatatatatatatatatatatatatatatatatatatatatatatatatatatatatattttgcgATCTACATAAAGAGGTAAACAACTATATGTCAATTGTACACATAGTTTTAATTAAGCTTTTGCATCTATTAGTTTTAGTAATGTATAATGTATTtgagtttattataattgtgtcACTTaggattaaataattataacaaactaAGCTATTTCCTATATATATCTCTACTCATCCTTGGTATTTACTTTATTCACCGTATGCAATTACATACTACAAGTCTACAATTCAGAAATATTACTTGCCAGATACACCACATACGCGATGCTCAAAGCTCAACACTCAGGGGCGTTTGATAGATGGAATTTTGAGATGGGAATgagaatttaattttcaaattttataaagTTTTATGTTTAGTGAGTGGAAATGACATTAAAATTTGGGATTAGGAATGAAAATTTTTACCATACATTTTCAATCTCAATCCTACATTCTTATCTTCAAGTTTCCATTTACTTACACCAAACGACCCCAATGTCATTAAAAATGTTCATCATGCACCTAAATTAATCTTGTTATCTTTGTGGTATCTTTATATTCAACCCCCTCAATGCCACACATACATGAGTGTCTGAAACAGAGCAAAAACTAACAAATTCTTTAAGAACCCTgcgtaattttaataattatagtatttttgtaatgattttaattcttaaaaCACTTAACATATGAAATATTACTTAATTCAATATTGACGCTCTTGGAGCCCTGTACATGATCAAAACCTCCCTTAATGCGAGCGGTATAAGATATTCGTACCAGTCAGATCATTGAATCTTATTGTACTGAAAAACAATTCTGAAATCAGAGGAGAAACTGTTCAAAACAAGTTCAAGTACCAATTAGGTCTATTTTGCATCAAGATTTGACATGAAATGTTAATGAAACTCAATGCAATACAATTTATACACCTTCAATTATAATCCTGGGAAATGACAATCTATAATTCCCCTCAACACTCAGAAAAGAACTATCCCAATGGATACATACTTTGTCAATGGATTCATAATGCTAATCTAAGCTTCATCCGAGAACCTTATGAATCAATCTGTTGTATGTTCCAGATTACTTCGTCAATGGATACATACTTTTTCCTTTCTTTCATGACCGTTTTTGCAAAGTTGAGTGCTTTCCTCTCACATTCAGCTCGTTTGGCAGCATCGATTATTGATTCAAAATCCTCGACATGTGCAACCCCGACAATTCTCCTACCAAAGGAAAAAAGTTTCAGTAAAATGTTCAATGAGACCAAGTAAATCCCACATATGTTCTAGTTTTCCGATGAGAGCAATTCAAAGGTGATGTTGCAATAAAGAATCCCAACCAACAAGAATAACACTTCATCACCCCAATACCATAAATTGGCTCCCATTTATAGAGGATTTGAGGGTCCGATGTATTACAATCTTACCCTTATTAGTGACAATAAATAGGTTGTTTCTGATTGATTATTGGTAAATAGGTTGTTTCTGATTGATTATTGGTAGCAAACACTATCCTCAAATTCACATAAATAATAAGTGCACGTGATTTAACGAGCCATTTTAATATTAATCACATTCCTCATGCCCTCTTTAACGAGGGGTACGGGTATGGTTTGTTATTATGCATGTCATCTCATCTACCCCTGGACCCTGGCTTTATAAACGGGAATTATTGGGTATTATGGTATGATCTGGTCTTCCAAAACCGAAGAATTATGAATTATTGGacaacggaaaaaaaaaaagaatgaaacTTGTAAGACATGGATACATTCATACACATAGCAACAACCacttaacaaaataaaagaagttGAGCTCACCTAATCATCTTGGCAGACCCAAATCCAAGAGAGTCATGAAACAGATCCTGcatatatttttcttgcacAAGCCGCAAAACATCAGCATTGTTATAAATATGGGGAAGATATGCTTCACCAGGACCATCCTTGTTTTCGTCCCATAGAGAGACGAATTTTTTGTGGAATAAATTCCAAGTATCTGCGAGTACCCTCAAGATCCATTTCTTGTAAGCCTGTCCAACATGAGCGGAAAAAAGGCATGAAAATACTACGACCTAAACACAACTCTTCAGCAATAAGACAGAAACATAATTCATCACTTAGTTCGTCTTTTGAATTCGCGGTAAACTCAATATGattcaaaaatagcctaaaatccaacataattcgctttttttgatTTACGGGGTGATAAGCGAATCACGTGACACTTTTATTAGTTAAGGACTTTTCTAGATTCCCTGAAAAACCCATAAGACCGAAACATACTTTCGGGTTTTAACATGCATGTACAAGTGCCATATCTTACAGCATTAATGTAATGGCCTTAGGTAGTGCAACATGAACCAATAAGTTCTACTAGTAAAGCTTGAAGGCTAGCTCAGGTAGACTAGTCAGAAGGTTTACATCACCAGATGCTCAATCCACCAATATCCGTAGAAGTGAAATATACCATCAACTGAAGGCACATCAACGGGGGGCTGGGGTTGATAATGATGCTAAGAAACTGTAAAGCAGCTCAAGGTGTCTAGCAAATCATGCTTAAGCCTACGCTTACAAATTTAAAGCTGATAAAATGTGACACAAATCAAGACCTTCTTAAGCCTACCCGATGTGTATCAAAATTTCCGTCTCTCCGGAGTACAAAATTATTCATACATTGTACCATACCCTAAATTAGGTGACAGAATAATATCTCAAGCGATGTAAAGGGTACTGTGCATACTTTCATACAAGAGCAACTAATGGAAAGCATTTGCAGACAAAACAATGAAATCTTAGATCGTTTTCTCAGTTATGTACGAAATAGATGTATAATCTTTACTGTATGAAATAGAAATATAATATTCacaaatgaaatcataaattAGTGAAATATGAGATTTAACAGAAAAGAAAACCAAaataagatttgcatgtccacGAATAATGATGAACCAACCTTCCGATCATTTTCTTGATTTGCATGTCCATCTTGAGCGAAGAAGGCCAAGATAAGATTTCCGAGAAAGGCTCCGATGTCAAATCCCATCGGTCCATAAAAGGCAAATTCCGGATCAATCACCTGTGTTGAATCTTGTGTGACCATGACAGAACCCGTGTGTAGATCCCCGTGAATAAGGGCTTGAGCCCTTTCACAGAACCTATACCACAagcaaataaatttatttattcgcACTTCAACAGAAACTAACAAGCAACGAACTTTTATATGGTTACTTTAGAGAAGTAATATTCAATATAGACAGCAAAATTACATGGACTTCAGTTGAGCTACTTCAAGCTTCAAAACATTGTCCTCGCGAACAGCCTTGGCATCGGAATCAAGGTGAGGAGAGGTCCATCGGTTGAACTCTGATACTTTATAGGGATCGGAAA
This genomic interval carries:
- the LOC130824843 gene encoding uncharacterized protein LOC130824843, whose amino-acid sequence is MSCFIILTSFILLLTTQLATAVTYTVTNAATNTPGGARFDNEIGSAYARQTLSTATNFIWKTFRQFNPTDRKSVQQVSLIVENMEEVAYTSNNQIHQSAKYIQNYPGNVKTEVTGILYHEMTHTWQWSGNGRAPGGLIEGIADFVRLKAGYAPSHWVKPGQGDRWDQGYDVTARFLDYCDSLRNGFVAQLNKKMRYGYSDAYFSDLLGKSVGQLWNDYKAKFNN
- the LOC130824846 gene encoding methylthioribose kinase; its protein translation is MSIFNEFRPLDEKYLIEYIKSTPSLSSLLGDSTNLQIKEVGDGNLNFVYIVVSPSGSLVIKQALPYIRCIGESWPMTKERAYFEAVALKEHGHLCPAHVPEVYHFDRNMSLIGMRYLEPPHIILRKGLIAGVEYPMLAEHMAEYMAHTLFYTSLLYTTTTEHKRQVAEFCGNVELCRLTEQVVFSDPYKVSEFNRWTSPHLDSDAKAVREDNVLKLEVAQLKSMFCERAQALIHGDLHTGSVMVTQDSTQVIDPEFAFYGPMGFDIGAFLGNLILAFFAQDGHANQENDRKAYKKWILRVLADTWNLFHKKFVSLWDENKDGPGEAYLPHIYNNADVLRLVQEKYMQDLFHDSLGFGSAKMIRRIVGVAHVEDFESIIDAAKRAECERKALNFAKTVMKERKKYVSIDEVIWNIQQIDS